The genomic stretch GCATTATGTTAGAATAACTACATCAAGGTGGAGATTTTCATTCATATTGTGTAGCAGGGTTGAGTAGACAAGGCAGATCATTTGAACTCTTGATGATGCAACACAAATCAGGTAACTCCCTTAACACTGACAGAGTTGTAGATTTTGTACTCATGACAAGAGGATTGGTTTACCAAATGGGAGTACAGTTTTGGACAGGCTAATTTGCAGTTTATCATTGAAAAAGTACCTCCACTTAGAAGTTTCAAGATAAATACAAATTCTATCTTGATATCCATCATCCTGAATATTGCACAAGTTTCAGTGACCACCACGGCACCACCAAGAACAAACTATATATTCCACTTAGGTCTTCAAAATGAGATGTTAGGCAACCTTTAGAGCTGCAAGAGATTTTCCTTGCTAATTACAGATCCTGGTAAAAATCTCGCTGTTGCTGGACTGCTATTGTTATTATCAGATGATATTAACAGAAAATCTTTTCAAAGCGTCATGAATCCAAAGTTTTTTCATTCCAACATGAATGGAATTTCAGAAATTTCGGTTTAACGACTCAGTtgagtaagaaaaaaatatttaacaagTTTATTGATTTGACTAAAATGTCACCCAATACTTTCCACTCCACAATTTTTAATTCTTGAAGTCATCTCCAATAAACAAACATTCAAGAAGACAAGAACAAAGACAAACCTGCTACCACTACCAAATAGATCTGACAGGGCAATTATGCTAGCAAAACAGAGTGTAGTTCCATCAATTGAAACCAGAGGGTATTATATCAGTTACTTACTGGGCATTATGTATCCTGGATCCAAGGCAACAGTAATTTCCTGTTGCAATAGCAACTATAACCAAAATGCTTTGTTTGGATCCTAGGTTATCAAACTTAGGATTCCTTAAGTATGTCAGCCTCATAACTCACTCTCGCTAGAACAGTTAGGATTCTATAAGTATGTAGATCAATTGCTGGCATAGGTTTCTTGCTTGGCATCTGATCTTAGGATTAATGGTAATTCAAGTTATCCTGGAACCATGTTAATGGGAATGAATAggttgagttataaaagttcaTAAATCGTGTTCTGTTTCTCACATATATCTCATGACCATATGATGTACATGACCTCATCAAGAAGGATGCAATCAGTCTACCCTTATTTAGGTTAATAATCTGTAACATTTCTATGgaattttcttatatatgttTGCCGTTATATCCATCATGCTACATGGTTTGAGCTGTTTTCATTGTAGGAATCCTAAATCGATTCAAAATGTACAATGAAATTCCTGAAGCATAACAGTTCAGTCTTTGGAAATATACACAAAAATTAAACTCTCAACAGCCATTAATACTTTGTCAAAATAGTCCAAATGAGAATTTATTTACATAATACATACATGTTGTACCACAGATGAGCAGAAATGATGGGTATTTGGATCCTTCCACTATAAATAATTCAAGTAGAGGATGCCTAATGTTTGTTAACAAgattaaataagaaaatcacATAACTGCAAACTCAAGAGAAGTTGCACAAAATAGAGATAAAACTTTAGATGCCAAATGGAAATCTTCCACTAGTCTCTATCCTGTATTAAGTTGCCAACCATGTTTACCAAAGGAGCTGTGCCCTTGGCCATAATCTCTATCCTAGAAGTATTGGAGGCATGAGAGAATAGAGAAAGCCCAAAATATAGAAGCTCAGGAAGAAACAATCGGGATGACAAAAATCCATGCCAGTAATGTGGCTCTAGATCAAAAAATGCATCAAAGAACCTCCTTGTGCCTGGTAAATCAAGCTTAAGCAAAATATCCATACCAAAGCAAAAAAACTCCCTCTGCCGCCTCCGCTCTATGGGCCACAAATCTTTCCAAACTTCTGCAGTCAATTCATCTCCTGAAATTTCTTTCTTAGAGTCGAGGTACTGAACTATTGAGTTTGCAACTATGGGAGCAGCTGCAAGAGTTCTTGCCACCATATAACCAGTCGAGGGGTGTACCATCCCTGCAGTTCCACCTATTCCCACAACCCGTTGAGGAAGCACAGGAAGGGGGCCACCCATTGGAATGACAcacttctcatcttcttcaatgCTCTTCACTTTTATACCCATGTGTGTCAACCTAGCCACCATCCTTTCCTGTATCTCTTCCATTGATACTCCCGGTCGAGCAACAAGAGAAGTCTCTTCTAGAAAAATCCTCTCAGATGAGAAAGGCATTGCATACAGAAATGTAGGGATCctacatttcttttctttcagttCTTTCTTGTTTGTCAGATGTGAATCTCTCCAATCCATAAAAACCATCTTGTCCAAATCAAAGGGGTGTTCTTCCACCTCCGCTAGTATTCCATAAGCGACTTGGTACCCAGGGTTATAGGGCTTATCATACTGAACAAGGCACCTTGAGAACCCAGTGGCATCAAGGACTACAGTTGCTTGAACTGTGACCCCATCATTACAAATCAAAAAAGACTTGGATTCCTCATGAATAACCTTAATAACCTTAGCCTGATGAAACTTGACACCATTTGATATACACTTCTGCATCATTTTCGATTTCAGCTGCTTCCTATTGACTCTACCATAGGGTCTATCCAGATATTTCCGAGATTGTTCATCGATGAACACAACGGCACCACTCCAGGTTGTGTCGAGGCAATCAAGCAGGTCCATGGCTTCAAACTCATCAACCCAGACTCCATAATTGTTAGGCCAGATTAATTTTGGAGATGGGTCAATTGAGCAAACGGAGAGGCCTGCCTCAGAGACCTGTTGTGCAACTGCAAGTCCTGCTGGACCTCCTCCAACAACAGCAAGGTCCACAACAAGGCCCTTTGATGGATCATACATGGGAAGCTCAAACTCAAGATTCTCTTTTTTCGTTTCCGGAACAAGCTCCAACAGAGCAGTACAGCGGGCTCTAACAAAACCATTCATACACCACTTCCCAATAGACCTCTTGGGACCAAATTTGAATTGGTTTCGAAGCTTTGAAGAGCTTAAAAGATAGCGGTTTTTAGCAAACCCATGAAGTGGGTGTACCAATTCAAGCTTACTGTGTGTTCTTAGCAGAGTACCCATGGAAAAATCTGAGATGGGTCTCAGAAATCACACAAAATCAGAAGTGGGTATCAAGAATCTTTCATAAACAATGTCTGGAGACTCCAGATTTTGAACTAAAACTGGCAAATTTTTCACAAACTGTGTTTAGCCTCAAGTGGGTCCTTGAAAGAATCTGAAATTATCAGAAAAAACAGCAAAATGTACTCGAAGCATTGAGGATTCAAATCAAAAAGGGTGAGGGTAGAAGGCTTACCGTAGCAGAGCCGTTAACATCTTGGGGTTGAAAGTTCAAGAATTGATGAGCTCTCTCGTAAAGGATGAGTAGGATTAGAGAGCTTGTGAGGCCATCGTCCACGAGAAGTATAAGAGTGACTCCGAATATTTTAAAGATAAGTGTATGGTGGACACTACGCACTATGTCTGGACCCATCAACTTCCACTCCACCACCGTCCAAGCTTAGTGCTGCCTCTTGACATCACCAAATTTCTATTCCCACATTTACAGTTTCTGGCTCTTTCCAGTCTTGATTGACTGATTCCAATTGGAGGtacaaagatgaaaaataagagTAACCCTTCAACATGCTTTCTCAACATTGTCACTACTAttttataataggaaaaaaaagtccGAAAGGTAGCATGACCTCTTTGCCCTCGTATAGAGAAGTAAAATGACTTCTCCATCCTCCGTGAaagataaaaattgaaaatttattatgtttttatttgtgTTCATATCGGCAACGCATTTATGCAAAGGCCACAATGACTTATACGGAccttcttctaaaaaaaaaataataataataattagaaagGAGAAGGATAGGCACACCCTCTCTCTAATAAACTAGTAATGACACAGCAGATGCTAACTTAAGGTATAAGAGTGGTGTGCTCTTAAAAAGTTGTGTGGCCCCATGCTAGGAGCATGCACGAAAACATACTAAgggtgaaattttttcttttcataaaagGTGTGGACAGTCATTTGATTGTGTTTGGACTTTAGGGGTCAGATAGTTTCaagctttttaaaaaaaatgaagtcaaACATTCCAAACCCACTTACTAAAGTGCTTGGCCGTTTCAAAGGAAcacatggaatttttttaacCTTTCTCCAAAGTTCCGACCCCTGTACATGAACACACCACATGTCTTTGTTTTCAGGTACAAAGACACCAAATGTCATGATCTGACTTGACAAAGACCTTTCTCCAAAGTTCTCACAGAGGTTGTTTGCTCGAAGAACTTGGCCACTCATGGCTATCTTTTAAACTTTTTCTAACATCCACCTACGATACCAGATCAATCCGATCAAGTTAATTTGTAATATCTAGTTATTCCGAACCTATTAAATTCACAGGATCAACTGCAAATAACTTATTATATGGTTGTAGCGTTGATAATATGGATATTGTGTCTAACTCCAAAGaataatgttatttttttttatttaaaaataaataaataatggttGTTCAAATGATACATTTATTGTTGTTGAGGTTGTTTGAATGATACTTTTATTGGTGTTTTTTATGATAGATTATCatcttaaaataaaattatttcattgATCATACCTCGATCATGTACTGTTAGGGTATTCAATACATAACATAATGAGGCTCAGAGTTACTTGATGTTTGAGAAGTGCAAATACTACTAGGTAATACAGCTCTCGAACAAGTTTAGAATCCACAGGGAAAAAGAGATGATAGCAATAACAATTATTCACAAGGAGAAAGGAAATGTCTTCTCTacgaaaggagagagaataaactTTAGTCTCATAAATTTAGGGAGTTTCTATATCATAAATTCAAAGAGTTACAATGTAATGAATTCAAAGTTAATTAATTCAATGAGTTACAATGCCATGAATCAAGAATTGAATCCTTAATTAATTCAAGGAGTTACAATATCAGAAATTCAAgaattaaatcctaaattaatttAAGGAATTAAAAAATTTGAATCACAAGCTGTTAAATCTTCTTAAGTTCTCAACCCTAATAGGTAGAATTGATCCGATCAAAGGAGAATATATAGTGGACAAGGACTTCTCAAAAATCTATTAGCATTTATAAGGAGAACATCACCCAAACACTTCGgacccgtttgattttgttttcagaaacgtgTTTTCCCCTTTTTACGTGCTCATAAATGGAAAAACATCCCAAAAAcctttcatttttctatttcgtttttcacttgtttttcgaaatagaaatttacgactatttctgtgtctaaaaacaGGAATGGAtaaacaagtcagacttatttttttgttcctacAAACAAGTGGGAgagacaaaaattgtgaaaaactcAATACTTCACTCGATCtacccaaccccaacccattgttaaaacttctcgctatccaaaAGCGGTGACTTGAACCAGATTGTGCAAAGCTTACAATTCCGGACTTACCTttatccttctgaagctcatctccacaaACCATACCTATAACTCCAACTTCGCaccttcactcgtgagttgcatacctacaacgtcgtgccttcactcatgtcttgaacctGATTACATTGATGAAAACGTTTCAAggaacagaaaaatcaaacacctttttacaattccaaaaatcgtttcttagcacaaatggaaaaaaccatttctattatttctagatgcagaaacagaaaaaacaaaatcaaacggacccttcATTTGCAATATTTATTATTCTTGGGGCTCGATTATACATCCTTTGTTTCTCTTAGTGAAATCACAATATTATTAGAGAGGTGCATGGAGGAGGCTTAGAATGTCACTTCGGGAAGTACAAGACCCTTCTTTAACTCACTAATTCATACTATGGATCGCATATGTCAAATGATGCCAATCATATGATCAAAAGGTGTTATATATGCTATCTTGCTATGGGAACTAAATAGAACACATGTTTGTACTTGCCTTTACTTGTTCCCCATGCACCTTGGTTGCATATAAGCATGGATTTTGCGCTCAAATTACCTCTTACCCCAGAGAAGTAAAATTTTACTATGGTTTTAGTTGATAAAGATGGTTCACTTCATTCCATGTTGGTAAAGTTTTAATGCTTATCATATGACTATCGTGTTCTTTAAAGAAGTGGTCCAACTGTATGGTCAACCAAAAACCGATATCAAGTTCAAGAAGTTCAAGAGTTGCTTCAGGAAAACTTAATGAAGACTCTAGAGTTGCAGTTTTCGATGGCTTTTGACCCAAAAATGACAGTTAGACAAAGGTAGTtaagaaaattttggattttttttgtttagatgTCTTGTTCAAGATTACAAGAAGATATAGATGACGTATTAGTCTTTTAGCACAAGCTTGTATTTGTCTTAAAGTAGATGAGTTATTGTGCCGCATTACAAAGGTGTATGCGGATGTGTGGATGCTGGAGTGCTCTGGCAATAATGTTTACAAAGTTACAGTTGATCATTATCGACGATATATGAAGTTCCAATAGGGTAATAACCATGACCTGGTGATGGTACATGTTGCTTTAGAGAGTTTTTACCCAAAGCTCCACCCGAGGAAGATGGATCATTACAAGACATTGAAAAAGGTGAATGTAGAtaccatattttgtcacccttGGAAGGGTTATGCAATGATGAGTTGGAACCCCTGAGACGCATAGGGACTATGTATTTATGGACAATCTATCTTCTCTCAAACCTAAGCAATGTACTTTTGCTTCAATGCTGGCATAGGATGGtgaataaattaaataaaatattttcaaaaatagttaATGGTTTTGACATGCTTAGAATTGACCAAGACCACCCAGTAGACTAGTCCTAAATTGAGTCAAAAATCCATTTGGACCAAACCCCCTGAGTTAACTCGAGCAAGAGTTGTACTCACTCAGGCCAACGACAGATGCTCTCCAACCGATTCCATTTGTACCCAGGCCAACGTCGGCCAATGATCAACTATATTAGCTAGAGAGCGAATTATGACAGTTGCTGCGAgtttgtagggatttggtgaATATTCCATTATATCTCGTTCAAATCTTGTACTTGACACCCAAGAAATGTATCTATACACACACTCTGGCCCTAGGGCACAATAAAATATTCTAGAAACACACATGACAAATATAGTAATTGTCCACCCTATAAAATATAGAAATATACATTTCCCATAAATAGACCCAAATCTCTCTAACCATGGAAGGAGATCACACCCTCATTTGGAAGCTTCTCATACATGCATTGGTGTCGAAGAAGTCTCCTCGGCTAAAATATATGATTCCACTCACATTTTGGGCATCCCACATAGGGATGCAAGTTTAGCCCTGACGGCCTGAACCCGCCCTTGGCCCACCCTGATCCCAAACAagtattggcccaaaaattttggcccaaaGGACCGgtctgaccctgagtcagggttagggcgggtaagggttgatgtctttggcctgcCCAACCCGCCCTGAAcctggccctgatttttttaccttgactTTTGGCCTTGATTTGGCCTATCCCAGCCCTGGTTTTTGCCTCTGATGTTGACGATGATCTCCTCTTTTATCTCctatttattatgaatattttttattttttagttatttcatatctTGCAGGGTCAGGATCAAGGTATAcccggcccttgatggcaaaccagggtcaaTCAGGTTCAGGGTCATCCCGGCTCGGCCCTAAAAAattagggccaggttgggttgaaccctgaAAGGTTGGGCTTGGTTGAAGTTTTGCGACCCTGAGTAAGGGTTAGGatgggtttgggcccagttaaggggactcagggttgggctagggttttaagaaaccccgCCCAACCCAGCCATGTTGCACCCCTAATCCCACAAGAGAAATCCAACAGgttaataatataaataacGATTGGGAAGATAAAAAAGACAACCAGGAGTTTAATTTTACttatcatcttctttctcttatAGACCAACATAGGCTTGGAGCTGCAGGAATGAGGAACCAAAGGAGGGAAAGGAGGTGGAGTCGAAGACGAAGGATGATTAGAGGTAAATCGGTTGCAAATCGCTTTTTTTACCACCCCATGATAATGGAAATGGAGAGTCATGATCATCTCTCTCTTGGGCTATCAACTATGAGAGTTGGAGCAAGATTCTAGCAACCTTAAACTCATCATCATTGAAAAAGAAGGTATCGCTGGTCATGCTATTTATCATCCTTTATTGCGTCCCTAGATTCAAAGGAAACCTCATGAATGATTACAAGGAAGACTATataccagaagaagaagaacttgagaaaaaaacaaaaaaaaaaaaacaatgaagagGAGAAACCTTCCTTTTTTTATAGCAGAATAGTAGAATAGAGTAGTTCGTTGCCTTTATAAAGGGTATGGTTCATGCACATGTCACACCGATTAAGATATTGAGTCACACTAGGTCTAGAAAAAGTTACCTTCCTAAATCTACGTGATAAAGATATTCTTAACTTCTTACACTAAGTTGTCATTTCATTGATGGTTATAGTTATCTTAACAAATTAAGTTGGTTAATCAAATAATTCCATCATCATCCAATGAGACAAGAGTGGCCTTCTTGGTATCTAATCGTTCCCTATTTATTAGTTTACAAGAGCAGGTTAGAGTTCAGGTCCAAATCTAATATCAGCAAGGTTTAATGGAAATAGAACTCTAGCTAAGGTTTTGGTCGCACTAGTATAGGAC from Macadamia integrifolia cultivar HAES 741 chromosome 14, SCU_Mint_v3, whole genome shotgun sequence encodes the following:
- the LOC122061986 gene encoding lycopene beta cyclase, chloroplastic/chromoplastic-like — its product is MGTLLRTHSKLELVHPLHGFAKNRYLLSSSKLRNQFKFGPKRSIGKWCMNGFVRARCTALLELVPETKKENLEFELPMYDPSKGLVVDLAVVGGGPAGLAVAQQVSEAGLSVCSIDPSPKLIWPNNYGVWVDEFEAMDLLDCLDTTWSGAVVFIDEQSRKYLDRPYGRVNRKQLKSKMMQKCISNGVKFHQAKVIKVIHEESKSFLICNDGVTVQATVVLDATGFSRCLVQYDKPYNPGYQVAYGILAEVEEHPFDLDKMVFMDWRDSHLTNKKELKEKKCRIPTFLYAMPFSSERIFLEETSLVARPGVSMEEIQERMVARLTHMGIKVKSIEEDEKCVIPMGGPLPVLPQRVVGIGGTAGMVHPSTGYMVARTLAAAPIVANSIVQYLDSKKEISGDELTAEVWKDLWPIERRRQREFFCFGMDILLKLDLPGTRRFFDAFFDLEPHYWHGFLSSRLFLPELLYFGLSLFSHASNTSRIEIMAKGTAPLVNMVGNLIQDRD